A genome region from Triticum aestivum cultivar Chinese Spring chromosome 2B, IWGSC CS RefSeq v2.1, whole genome shotgun sequence includes the following:
- the LOC123038959 gene encoding transketolase, chloroplastic-like, producing MVKLRTATVSIGTATTGSVVWKLQSHAPKLQPPAKKLQLAANFVASAMNLDEGASLEAEWNARFAEYEKKYHQEAVELNSIISRKLPAGWEDAFLKYTPESPADATRNLSQQCLNALAKVIPGFLGGSADLTSSNMTLLKMFGDFRKNTPEERNIRFGVREHAMGAVCNGIVVHSPGLIPYCSTFFVFTYYMRAPIRHYLNFVMTHDSIGLGEDGPTHQPVEHLRAMPGILMLQPADVNETSGSYRIAVINRKKPSILALSRQKLSQVEGTSVEGVAKGGYAISDNSSGNKPDLILISTRSELEIAAKAADQLRKEGKSVQVVSLVCWELFEEQSEEYKESVLPSEVTSRISVEAGVTLGWEKYIGQKGKVIGINRFGSSAPAGRIYRELGLTVENLIATAKSL from the exons ATGGTGAAGCTGCGGACGGCGACGGTGAGCATCGGGACCGCGACGACGGGCAGTGTGGTGTGGAAGCTGCAATCTCATGCGCCAAAGCTGCAACCACCCGCGAAAAAGCTACAACTAGCGGCCAATTTTGTTGCATCAGCGATG AATCTTGACGAGGGTGCTTCTCTTGAAGCTGAATGGAATGCAAGGTTTGCAGAATATGAAAAGAAATACCACCAGGAGGCTGTCGAGCTAAATAGCATAATATCAAGGAAGCTTCCGGCTGGGTGGGAAGATGCTTTTTTG AAATATACCCCTGAAAGTCCTGCTGATGCTACAAGGAACCTATCTCAACAATGCTTGAATGCTCTTGCTAAAGTAATACCTGGATTTCTTGGAGGCAGTGCTGATCTTACATCATCAAACATGACATTGCTAAAGATGTTTGGTGATTTCAGGAAGAACACCCCTGAAGAGCGAAACATCCGTTTTGGCGTTAGAGAGCATGCAATGGGCGCCGTTTGCAATGGCATTGTTGTGCACAGCCCTGGCCTGATACCTTACTGTTCGACATTCTTTGTGTTCACTTACTACATGAGAGCTCCTATACGGCATTATCTGAATTTTGTGATGACTCATGATTCCATTGGACTTGGAGAAGATGGGCCGACACATCAACCGGTTGAGCA CCTCCGAGCAATGCCAGGCATATTAATGCTCCAACCAGCTGATGTAAACGAGACTTCTG GCTCTTATAGGATCGCGGTTATCAACAGGAAAAAGCCCTCCATCCTTGCACTCTCTCGACAGAAACTCTCTCAGGTGGAAGGAACTTCGGTTGAAGGCGTTGCAAAGGGAGGCTACGCCATTTCTGACAATTCATCGGGAAACAAACCTGACCTCATCCTAATCAGCACACGCTCCGAGCTCGAGATCGCAGCAAAAGCAGCCGATCAGCTGAGGAAGGAGGGGAAATCTGTACAGGTTGTCTCGCTTGTTTGCTGGGAATTATTTGAGGAGCAGTCTGAGGAGTACAAGGAGAGTGTCCTACCAAGCGAGGTTACTTCCAGGATTAGCGTCGAAGCCGGCGTCACACTAGGATGGGAGAAGTATATAGGACAGAAGGGCAAAGTAATCGGCATTAACCGTTTCGGTTCAAGTGCTCCTGCTGGAAGAATATACAGGGAGCTTGGTTTGACGGTGGAGAATCTCATTGCAACAGCCAAATCACTGTAA